In Thiomonas arsenitoxydans, the genomic stretch ACATCATGGCCGAGATGGCGCAAAGCGGCGAGCTGCAAGCTCTACTGGGCAGCCTGAAATAAGCGCGCATTCGTTTGACTGACATTCGCTTGACGCCCCCCTTCAGCCCGCCGCTCCCATGACTCGGCCAAGACTCATCGTGGCGCTGACCGGGGCGACGGGCATCGTCTATGGCGTGCGATTGCTGCAACATCTGCAGCGGATCGGCGGCGTTGAGACGCATCTGCTGATTTCCGCCGCCGGCGTGCTCAACCTCAAGGTGGAAATGGACCTCGACCGCAAGGCAGTCGAGGCGCTGGCGGAAGTGGTGCATCCCGTCGGCGACATCGGCGCGGCCATTGCCAGCGGCTCGTTTTCCTCCTTGGGCATGGTGGTGGCGCCCTGCTCCATGCGCTCTCTGGCGGCCATTGCCCACGGCTTTTGCGACAATCTCATCACTCGCGCGGCAGACGTGTGCCTGAAAGAGCGCCGCAAACTGGTGCTGCTGCCGCGCGAGGCGCCGCTCAACCTCGCCCATCTGCGCAATATGACCGCCGTCACGGAAATGGGCGGCGTCATTTTCCCGCCCCTGCCCGCGTTCTATCTGCGGCCCGCCAGCATCGAAGCCATGGTCGACGCCAGCCTGGCGCGCGTGCTCGACCAGTTCGCCATCGCCCACGATCTCGGCCAGGAGTGGTCGGGGGTCAGGTCAAGCTGAACACAGCGCTCAAGGAAACGCAGGGCCGCACCAAGTTTCCTTGACCCCCACGGGGGGCGGGCTGGGCGCAGCCCGGCCCTGGGGGCGCTTATAAGCGCTGCCGTTTGTCCAATGTCATTGTGGGCGGCCGTACCCAGGGTCTATAAAGGCAGTATCTACTTGGAGATGCCATGAATTCACCCACCGCCCCACGTAAAACAACAGCACGGCCTGCGCGCAAGCGGGTCAGCCCGGCAAAGTCGGCACAGCGGCGCCAGGCAGCGCACAACGCCGCCCACAACAAGGTTGCACAAGGCGACATTCCGCCGCATCTCACGCCTGCTGGCGTGCGCAAGTTCGTGATCGATCAGTCGCAAGAGGCGGCGCAGCAGGCTGAACTGGCGGCGCTCGACACCATCCTCAAAGGCCCGCCGCCTGCAGACCTCCACAACGAAGGCGTGCAAGCCATTCTGGAGGGTGACGCCCCCGACGATGCAGCGGCCATGCGGGCGGCGCTGGGCATGCCGGCGGGCGAGCCCGCCCCGCAACACACCAGTGATGAGCTGGCCGAAGACTGGCGCAAGGGCGGTTATCCCTACAAATTCAAGATGCTGCGGCGAGATTACGAGCGACAGAAATTCGTGTTGCAAACCGAGCTGCTCAAGCTGCAGGCCTGGGTGAAGGAAAGCCGACAGCGTGTGATCATTCTGTTCGAGGGGCGCGACGCAGCGGGCAAGGGCGGCACCATCAAACGGGTGATGGAGCACCTCAACCCCCGTGGCGCGCGCGTCGTGGCGCTCGAAAAACCTAGCGAGGTCGAACGCGGCCAGTGGTATTTCCAGCGCTATGTGCAGCATCTGCCCACGGCCGGCGAGATCGTGCTGTTTGACCGCTCTTGGTACAACCGGGCTGGGGTCGAGCGCGTGATGGGGTTTTGCACCGACGCCGAGTACCACGAATTTCTGCGCCAAGCGCCGGAGTTCGAGCGCAATCTGGTGCGCAGCGGCATTCATCTCATCAAGTTCTGGTTCTCAGTCAGCCAGGACGAGCAGCGCCGCCGCTTCAAGGAGCGGCAGGTGCACCCGCTCAAGCAGTGGAAGCTGTCGCCCATCGACATGGCCTCGCTCGACAAGTGGGACGACTACACCCGCGCCAAGGAGGCCATGTTCTTCCACACCGACACGGCCGATTCCCCCTGGACGGTGGTGAAGTCGAACGACAAGAAGCGCGCGCGGCTCAACGCCATGCGCTACGTGCTGCATTCGCTGCCCTACACCGGCAAGGATGTGACGCGCATCGGCGAGGTGGACAACCTCATCGTCGGCCGCGCCAACTTCATTCACGAGCGCGGTGAGCACGATCTGAGCAAGGGCGAGTACGTCTGATCACCCTGATCTGATTTTTCGACTTATGGCCCGCCGAAACGCTGTGCGAACGCGCGCTGCAAAACCGCATCCACCTCCGGCAGGCGCGCACTGAGGCTGACCAGCATGGCCTCATTGGCCGGGCGCTGCGCGGCAGACCAGGCGGATTGCGGCCAGTAAGCGTCCCAGCGCCAGCGCGCGATGACATGCCAGTGCAGATGCGGCACCACATTGCCCAGGCTGGCGAGGTTGATTTTGTCGGGCGCCAGCGTTTCGCGCAGCAACTGCTCGGCCAGCGCCACCGCGTCCAGGCAGGTCAGGCGTTGCAGCGCGGTCAAGTCGCTGAACTCGGCCACATGCGCGTTCCACACCACCCGGTAAAACGCCGGAAGCAGGGCGTCGTCTGCCCAGATCAGGCGGAATTCCGCACCGCGCCAGATCAGCCGCCCGCCGTCGGTCTTACAGAGTGCGCAGTCCGTCTCGCTCGACATCGCTCACGCGCGCTGCGCCGCGCCCACCATGATCACCGGCCCGGTCGGCAGGCCTGTGGGAGAACCACCGGGCGGCTCCACGCTGACGGCAAACGCCTTGGCCTGCGACAGATGCGACTGCGCCGACTCGGGAATGGGGTAGCGGCTCTGCCCCGCCGCCACGACGCCCAGGGAAATGGGGGCGCCCTGTGTGGGCAGCAGCCAGAGCTGGTAGCTCTTGCCGCTGGGTGGCGTCATGGCGCCAACGGCCGTCAGAGTCAGCTTGCCGTTCTGCACCGTCACAACGGCGGCCTGCCCGCCCGCGCCGTGCATCAATGCCGCCATCTGTACAGGCGCGGCCGTACCACGGCCGACCTCCGGGTTTTGCACCAGCACCACGACTGAAAAGGCCACCGCAGCCACGGCCACGCCGCCGAGCCACAGAGACAAGCGCCGCCAGGCTTCAACGCCCCAAGACGTCGACTTGCCAGCCCCCGCAGGCTGAGTCGCGCGCGGGGTATCGAGGCGCGCGGTGATGCCCTGCCAGACCGAGTCGGACGGCTGACCGATTTGCGCTGCCGACAGCAAGCTGGCATCGAGCCGCGTGCGCCAGCCTTGCACCGCATGGGCAAACTCAGGGCTCTGCTCCAGCAAACGCTGGGCGCGACGCTGCGCAGCCGGGCTGAGCCCGCCTGTGAGCCAGTCGGCCGCCAGCCGGTCGAGCAGATCGCTGTTGCGGTAGCGTGCGGGCAGCGTCACCTTGCGCCCTCCCCGAGACAGTCGCGCAAAAACAGCACCGCGCGCCGGATCAGCGTTTTCACCGTGCCCAGCGGCAGAGCACGCTCGCGAGCGACTTCGGCGTGCGACTGCCCCAAGACATACGCCGCCGCGAGCAGATCACGCTGGCGGGGTTGCAACTGTCCCAAACAATCCTCCATCGGTTGGCCCTGCAAGCGGGCTTCGAGCAGCGCTTCAGGCGTGCGGTAATCCGCGATTTCGGGCGGATCATCCGCCTCATCGCCCTGCAGTGAAACGACATACTGCGCCTCGCGCTTGTTGGCGCGCAGGCGATCGAGACAGGTGTTGCGCACCAGCGCGGAAATCCAGGCCTCCGGGCTGCCCAAAGCAGGCCGGTAGCTTGCGGCCTGATGCCAGACCTTCACATACGCATCCTGCATGGCCTCTTCGGCAAACGACCGGTCGCGCAGCAGCCGCAGGCAGATCGCCCAGGCCCGGTTTTGCGTGGCCGCGTACAACTGGCCGAACGCGTCGCGGTCGGCCAGGGCGGTGTAGGCAAGCAGGGATTGCAGGTCGGGCATGAGCGCAGCGTGAGGGGCAGCCCGGCGTTCGCGGCGCCGCCCGATGAAGGCGTGCCGCAAAGCAGGCGGGTTTGCGGCGAATGTTACCGACATCGCGCCGCACCCGCTGTTCGGGATGCCCCCGGCGATCAGGCGATGAACGCCGCAGGCACCGGGTCTTTACCCAAGGCGTTGAGCAGAATGGCCCAGTGCATGGTCTCGTCGCCCATGATGCTGGCCGCGGCCTTGGCGAGATCTTTGTTGTGGAATTGTGGCACTGCGCCCAGATAGGCACTGGCCGCGCCCTTTTCCAGCCCGGCGGCGAATTCCAGCACGTCGGCCTGCGATTTGAGCGAGGCCGTGGGGAAGCCGTACTCATCGGGCTTCTTGGCCATGACCGGCGTGCCGCCCAGCTTGCCGATGGTGGACGACAGCACCTCGGCATGCGCTTTGTGCTGTCCCTGGAATTTCACGGCCACGGCGAGCACCGGTTTTTCCAGCAAACCCGATTCAGCGCCGACCTGATAGGCAGCGATGGCCTGATATTCCAACCCGAGTGCGACGTTGAGAATGGCGATGTCGTCCGTGGTCGACTGGGACATCGTCCCGGCCCAGCTCGTCACCGGCGCCAGCGCGCTGGAAGCGGCCAGCCCCGCGGCGAACAGGCCGCCGACGCGGAAGAACTGACGGCGGCTGGCGCTCTGCCCGCTGGAATCCTCGGGGGTAGCGGAAGGGGAAAGGGCGGTGTGGGCTGCGGCTTGCGTGCGTTGCATGGTGATACCTCCTGAAAGGGAAAAAACGAGAACAGCGCGGTCTGTGCGGCTGTTGCTCGAATTACGCGCCAGCGGGCAAAACGGATTCAAACCGCGCGATTCATTTATCCCAGATCAAAAGATTGCAATTCCGGCATATCGGGCTGGGAAGTTTTTGCGTCTTGTCACTTTTGCAACTGTATGTATCTGCAACCATGCGCTCCTGATCGATCCGTTTCGCACACCGACTGGAGTGTTCGTCATGCCGTTTACCCACCGCTTCGCGCCTGCCGCCCGCTTCGGCTTCTGGCTTCGTCTGGCCGCTGTCTGCGCGGTTGCGACCAGCGCCCCGCCAGCCCTGGCCAACCCTGCTGCGTCAATCCCTCCGTCGGCGCCGCAGTCGGCAATAGCCGAGGTCGACATCCACTCGCCTTACCGCGTGGTGCCCAAAATGCCTACAGGCGCAAAAACCACGGCGGATCACAGCAAGTTCAAGGAATTGCAGGGTCCGTTCAAAAGCGGCTCCGAGGTCACCGCCGCCTGCCTGAGTTGCCACACCGAGGCGGCCAAGCAGATCAAGGGCACCATCCACTGGAAGTGGGAGGAGGTGGAGCAGGACTCCAAGCGCATCGTCGGCAAGAACAAGGTGATGAACAACTTCTGCGTGTCCACGCCGAGCAACCAGCAGTTCTGCACCGGCTGTCATGTCGGCTACGGCGATGCGAAAAGCGGCGAGTTCGTCGCCTTCAGCAAACGCCCCGATACCGATGTGGACTGCCTGGTCTGCCACGACCAGACCGGCAAATACGTCAAAGCGCCGTATCAGTCGGGCAACCCGCCCACGACCCGTATCGAAATGCCGCCTGGCTCGGGCACGTTCATCGAACCGATCGATCTGGCCCTGATCGCGCAGCATGTGGGCGCGCCCTCGCGCGCCAACTGCGGTACCTGCCACTTCAACGGCGGCGGAGGAGACGGCGTGAAGCATGGCGACTTGGACAGCTCGCTGATTAATCCGCCCAAATCACTCGACGTGCACATGACCAAGGACGGGCTGAACTTCCAGTGCCAGACCTGCCACGCCACCGGCGGACACGAGGTCAGCGGCAGCCACTACAAGCTCGACGCCAAGCACGAGGGCGGACAGTATGTGCGCGGCAGCCAACACAATATGGGCAGCGCGGCAAGCTGCCAGTCCTGCCACGGCGACACCCCGCACAAGGGCAATCTGGCGCAGGACCTGAACATGCACACCCGCAATATCGCCTGCCAGACCTGCCACATCCCCGAGTTCGCCCGCGGCGGCGTGCCCACCAAAATGGAATGGGACTATTCCAAGGCCGGCCAGCGCGGCCCGGACGGCAAGCCCCTGGTCATCAAGGACGAGCACGGCCACCCCACTTACCTCGGCATCAAAGGCCAGTTCAAACTGGGTGAAAACGTCGTGCCCGACTACACCTGGTTCAACGGCGCGGTGAAGTGGATGAACATCGGCGAGAAGGTGACGCCCAACAAAGACGGCGTCGTCGCCGTCAACCAGTACGGCGGCAGCGCTACCGATGGCAAATCACGCATCTGGCCGGTGAAGACCATGAAGGGCACCCAGCCCTACGACCCGGAGATGCACCGCCTGCTCGCCATCCACAACGCAGGCTTCGACGATGCGGCCTACTGGCACACCATGGACTGGCAAAAATCCATCGCCGCCGGCATGAAGGAGGCGGGGCTGGAGTGGTCGGGCAAGTACGAATTCGTCAAGACCACCACGACCTGGCCGATCACGCATATGGTCGCGCCCAAGGACAAGGCGCTGAGCTGCGCGCAATGCCACAGCAACAACGGTCGGCTGGAAAAGATCGACGGCATCTACATCCCGGGTCGCGACAAAGACCATCAGAGCTGGATCGAAACCATCGGCCTGGGCGTTGCCGGGCTGAGTCTGGCCGGGGTGATGGTGCATGGCGGCATCCGCAGTTTTCTGTGGCTGCGCCGCCGCAACAAGCCCGGCAGCAAGAGCCACTGACCCGCGGCCCGCAGTGCAACCTCACACAGACACTTCGAGGAATTCGTCATGTCACACAAAAAACACGTCATCCTGTTCAAGCGGTTCGAGCGCTTCTGGCACTGGAGCCAGGCCGGGCTGATCATCCTGCTGATGTTGACCGGCTTTCGCATCCACGGCCTGTATGACCTCGGCGTGGAGTTCCTTACCGCGCTGCGCATTCACACCTTTGCGGCTTGGGCGCTGGTGACCCTGTGGGTGTTCGCCATCTTCTGGCACTTCACTACCGGGGAATGGAAGCAATACATCCCCACTTTCGACAAGATTTTTCTGGTCGCGCGGCATTACGCCTATGGCATGTTCCGCGGCGAGGAACATCCCTATCACCAGACCGTCGCGCGCAAGCACAACCCGCTGCAGCGTCTGGCCTATCTATGGGTGAAGCTGATGATCAATCCCATCATCTGGATCAGCGGCATCTGGCTGCTGTTCTTCGCCGACTGGGGCGCTTGGCCCATCTGGAAGCAATGGGGCATCAGCCTGCAAACTGTAGCCTGGGCGCACACCATCGGCGCTTACATGATGCTGATTTTTTTCATCATCCACGTCTATCTCACCACCACGGGCCACACGCCGCTGGCGCACATCATGGCCATGATCCGCGGCTATGAAGACGAGCCGGTGCACCACCATCCGCGGGCCAAGGCTGCTCCAACAGCCGCTCCCACAGCCACGCTCACACCGGGCGAAAACGTCTAGGGCCTGTTAACGCTATTGATGCCCCCGCGCCGGGGTCTGGGCGGAGGCAATGCGAGGCGCAGGCCGCGCCGTGGTGTATTGCACCACAAGCGGACTGCAACGTGGCAGTGCGCCGCCCAGACCCCCGGCCCGAAGGGTTGCCCCCAGACGGGGCGTCTGCGGCGTTGTCGGTGCGAGGCAAGGCGACCAGCCTTGCCTCGCACCTCCGCCTTGCATCCCTCCCCGTCTGGGGGCAACGCGGGGGCATCAATAGCGTTAACAGGCCCTAATCAGAACGCGGTGGACATTGCGCGCCGCACCCCGGCGGCGCGCATCTGCGCCCAGGCCTGATCCAGCGAGCCGTTGAGATCGATGGCGCGGCAGGCGTCTTCCACCACGGTCACCTCAAAACCTGCAGCTCGGGCGTCCAAGGCGCTCCAGGCTACGCAGAAATCCGTGGCCAATCCGCACAACACCAGTTCGCGCACGTCCAGTTCGCGCAGATAGCCCGTCAAGCCGGTGGGCGTGCTGCGGTCGGCTTCCATGAAGACCGAGTAACTGTCGATGCCCGCCCGCCAGCCTTTGCGAATGACTGCCTGAGCGTGCGCAATGTGCAGATCGGGGTGAAGGGCCGCGTCGCGTGTACCCTGAATGCAATGGTCCGGCCACAGCACCTGCGGGCCGTAGGGCAAAGTGATGGTCTCGAAAGGCTGCCGCCCCGGATGCGCGCTAGCGAAGGACGCATGGCCCGGCGGGTGCCAGTCCTGCGTCAACACCACCTGCGAAAACTTGGCCGCCAGCCGGTTGATCACCGGCACCACGGCTTCGCCATCCGGCACCGGCAGGC encodes the following:
- a CDS encoding UbiX family flavin prenyltransferase, with the translated sequence MTRPRLIVALTGATGIVYGVRLLQHLQRIGGVETHLLISAAGVLNLKVEMDLDRKAVEALAEVVHPVGDIGAAIASGSFSSLGMVVAPCSMRSLAAIAHGFCDNLITRAADVCLKERRKLVLLPREAPLNLAHLRNMTAVTEMGGVIFPPLPAFYLRPASIEAMVDASLARVLDQFAIAHDLGQEWSGVRSS
- the ppk2 gene encoding polyphosphate kinase 2 is translated as MNSPTAPRKTTARPARKRVSPAKSAQRRQAAHNAAHNKVAQGDIPPHLTPAGVRKFVIDQSQEAAQQAELAALDTILKGPPPADLHNEGVQAILEGDAPDDAAAMRAALGMPAGEPAPQHTSDELAEDWRKGGYPYKFKMLRRDYERQKFVLQTELLKLQAWVKESRQRVIILFEGRDAAGKGGTIKRVMEHLNPRGARVVALEKPSEVERGQWYFQRYVQHLPTAGEIVLFDRSWYNRAGVERVMGFCTDAEYHEFLRQAPEFERNLVRSGIHLIKFWFSVSQDEQRRRFKERQVHPLKQWKLSPIDMASLDKWDDYTRAKEAMFFHTDTADSPWTVVKSNDKKRARLNAMRYVLHSLPYTGKDVTRIGEVDNLIVGRANFIHERGEHDLSKGEYV
- a CDS encoding HIT family protein, whose amino-acid sequence is MSSETDCALCKTDGGRLIWRGAEFRLIWADDALLPAFYRVVWNAHVAEFSDLTALQRLTCLDAVALAEQLLRETLAPDKINLASLGNVVPHLHWHVIARWRWDAYWPQSAWSAAQRPANEAMLVSLSARLPEVDAVLQRAFAQRFGGP
- a CDS encoding anti-sigma factor — translated: MTLPARYRNSDLLDRLAADWLTGGLSPAAQRRAQRLLEQSPEFAHAVQGWRTRLDASLLSAAQIGQPSDSVWQGITARLDTPRATQPAGAGKSTSWGVEAWRRLSLWLGGVAVAAVAFSVVVLVQNPEVGRGTAAPVQMAALMHGAGGQAAVVTVQNGKLTLTAVGAMTPPSGKSYQLWLLPTQGAPISLGVVAAGQSRYPIPESAQSHLSQAKAFAVSVEPPGGSPTGLPTGPVIMVGAAQRA
- a CDS encoding sigma-70 family RNA polymerase sigma factor → MPDLQSLLAYTALADRDAFGQLYAATQNRAWAICLRLLRDRSFAEEAMQDAYVKVWHQAASYRPALGSPEAWISALVRNTCLDRLRANKREAQYVVSLQGDEADDPPEIADYRTPEALLEARLQGQPMEDCLGQLQPRQRDLLAAAYVLGQSHAEVARERALPLGTVKTLIRRAVLFLRDCLGEGAR
- a CDS encoding ferritin-like domain-containing protein, which produces MQRTQAAAHTALSPSATPEDSSGQSASRRQFFRVGGLFAAGLAASSALAPVTSWAGTMSQSTTDDIAILNVALGLEYQAIAAYQVGAESGLLEKPVLAVAVKFQGQHKAHAEVLSSTIGKLGGTPVMAKKPDEYGFPTASLKSQADVLEFAAGLEKGAASAYLGAVPQFHNKDLAKAAASIMGDETMHWAILLNALGKDPVPAAFIA
- a CDS encoding tetrathionate reductase family octaheme c-type cytochrome, producing the protein MPFTHRFAPAARFGFWLRLAAVCAVATSAPPALANPAASIPPSAPQSAIAEVDIHSPYRVVPKMPTGAKTTADHSKFKELQGPFKSGSEVTAACLSCHTEAAKQIKGTIHWKWEEVEQDSKRIVGKNKVMNNFCVSTPSNQQFCTGCHVGYGDAKSGEFVAFSKRPDTDVDCLVCHDQTGKYVKAPYQSGNPPTTRIEMPPGSGTFIEPIDLALIAQHVGAPSRANCGTCHFNGGGGDGVKHGDLDSSLINPPKSLDVHMTKDGLNFQCQTCHATGGHEVSGSHYKLDAKHEGGQYVRGSQHNMGSAASCQSCHGDTPHKGNLAQDLNMHTRNIACQTCHIPEFARGGVPTKMEWDYSKAGQRGPDGKPLVIKDEHGHPTYLGIKGQFKLGENVVPDYTWFNGAVKWMNIGEKVTPNKDGVVAVNQYGGSATDGKSRIWPVKTMKGTQPYDPEMHRLLAIHNAGFDDAAYWHTMDWQKSIAAGMKEAGLEWSGKYEFVKTTTTWPITHMVAPKDKALSCAQCHSNNGRLEKIDGIYIPGRDKDHQSWIETIGLGVAGLSLAGVMVHGGIRSFLWLRRRNKPGSKSH
- a CDS encoding cytochrome b/b6 domain-containing protein: MSHKKHVILFKRFERFWHWSQAGLIILLMLTGFRIHGLYDLGVEFLTALRIHTFAAWALVTLWVFAIFWHFTTGEWKQYIPTFDKIFLVARHYAYGMFRGEEHPYHQTVARKHNPLQRLAYLWVKLMINPIIWISGIWLLFFADWGAWPIWKQWGISLQTVAWAHTIGAYMMLIFFIIHVYLTTTGHTPLAHIMAMIRGYEDEPVHHHPRAKAAPTAAPTATLTPGENV
- the pncA gene encoding bifunctional nicotinamidase/pyrazinamidase; translation: MKSAPVLLVIDVQNGFCTGGGLPVPDGEAVVPVINRLAAKFSQVVLTQDWHPPGHASFASAHPGRQPFETITLPYGPQVLWPDHCIQGTRDAALHPDLHIAHAQAVIRKGWRAGIDSYSVFMEADRSTPTGLTGYLRELDVRELVLCGLATDFCVAWSALDARAAGFEVTVVEDACRAIDLNGSLDQAWAQMRAAGVRRAMSTAF